CGGCAGGCACCCGATGACGCAGTTGGGCCCGTCGATGATCAGGCGCCGACAGGAGTGTTTGAGATGGGTCAGGAAGGCCCCGTTGGGGTGTTTGCGCAGGCCCTCGTCCTGCAGCGGTGTGATGATGTGCTTGTAGCACGCCAGCCCCAGCCCGAGCTTGCGGCAGGTGTAGTGCAGGATATGGGTGAAAACCTCGGAGTCGGATTGGAAGCCGTAATAACCGGGGAAGCCGCGGGTCTTGAGGTACTCCTTGATGGGGATGAAGGCCGTGTTCTCGCCGTTGGTCATGGTGGAGTAGCCCTGGGTGAAAAACGGGTGGCAGGCGTAGAGGTTGATGGCGTAGTTGGTGTTCTGCCGCCCCTGGGCCATGATGACGCGGGCCTTGAGTTCCTTGCGGTCGAGTTTCAGATGTTCACCCACCTGGATCGGGTCGCCGATCTCCTTGATCATGATCACGTCGGGCCAGAAGGAGAAGACGATCATGTCGTTTTCCGCCTCCCCCATCCTGCGCAAGGTCAGGCGGATGTCCAGCAATTTGTCGGCAAGCTGCTCCTGGCTGTAGCCGTCCCACTCCTCGGGGTATTCGTAGGCGCGGATCAGGTAGACGTCGCGTTTGGGCACCCCCGGCGGCGGGGTCTTGGGGACCTTGATGGAGATTTTGTATTTGGTCATGAAGCCGATATCCATCATGAAGGCGTCCAGCCGTTTGAGCCCCTTTTCGCTGAAAATCCCCGAGAGGATCGGTGCGTCCTTCATCTCCTCGAAGGGCCCCCCCAGGTCCCGCAGGAAAATGCCCACGCCGGAGCCGTCGTGCCCCTCGCGCATCACGTCCAGGGCCTCCAGAGCGGCCATGGGGGACAGCGGTTCGTCACTGGTCATGGCAAACAAACGACACATGGGTGAACCCTCCTTTTTTACAAAAATGTAAGGAGTTGGGGCGAAAACCGACAAAACTGTAAATCCGGAGCCTGAATCCAGCACCAGGGTCAGCTTCAGCAATTTTTATGCCGTATCCAACTGTAAATTGGATAAGTTTGCTGTGGGCAGCAGGCGGCGGGAATGGTGGCAGCGCGCGCCGGGGCATGATCGGGTGGTTGACCGTCGCCGCGGATGCCCGCGGGCGTGGTCTCACCGCCTGCGGACGGGCGCCCGGCTTCGAGCCTTCGAAATCGAACAGGACAGCAGCGTTTATCCCCCAACTCCTTAAAAAACAGCCTGATTCCTATAGTCGATTTCCCGGTGCATTTCAACCCGAAAAAAGGACCCCTGGACGCCCCCGGTCGCCTGGGGTTGTCTTTTGCTTTTGCCCGCTTTGTGCTACCCTGGCGCCAACCAACGATCGCCGGGTCGCGCCGCCCGCCGTTTTCGCCCCGCGTCCCGTCGCTGCGCAGCGGTCAATTCCCCGACCCCGCCGGCCAGCCCTGAACGGAGCACGCACCACCCATGAACACCGCTGAACTCGCATTATCGCCTGCCCTGGCAGAGGAAGCCGCCGGCAAGTGGACCGCTTTCTGCCAGGCGGCCGCTGCCGCCGGCCTCCGGGTCCCCGAAGGCCCGGAACTGGCGGTGGAACTGCAGCGGGTGTTCGCTTTCAGCGAGTTTGTCGCCCAGAACGCCGCCCGTTATCCGGGTCTGGTGGTGGACCTTGTGGCCTCCGGCGATATCCAGGCGCCCTATGTTCCGGGAGGCTACCGGGGCAAACTGGCCGAGGCTTCAGGCGCCGTTGCCACCGAGCCCGGCCTGGCCGCGGCGCTTCGCAAACTGCGTCGCCGCGAGATGCTCCGCATCGCCTGGCGCGACCTCGCCGGTCGGGCCGGGCTGGCCGTCACCATGGCGGAGCTCTCGCGGCTGGCGGACGCCTGCATCGCCCAGGCCCTGACGCGCCTCTACGACTGGCAGTGCGCCGAGTGCGGCGCGCCGCTGGATGCCCGGGGCCTCCCCCAGTCGTTGGTGGTCCTCGGCATGGGCAAGCTGGGGGCCGGCGAGCTCAACTTTTCCTCGGATATCGATCTGGTCTTCGCCTTCCCTGCCGCCGGTGAAACCCGCGGCGGGCCGGAGCCCATGGACAACCACGCCTTTTTCGTGCGCCTGGCCCGGCGGCTGATAAGCGTTCTCGGCCAGCCCAGCGCCGACGGGCCCATGTACCGGGTGGACCTTCGGCTGCGTCCCTTCGGCGAGAACGGCCCGCTGGTGATGAGCTTCGACGCCATGGAGGAATACTACCAGGAGCAGGGGCGCGAGTGGGAGCGCTACGCCTGGATCAAGGCCCGCACCGTGGCCGGCGACGTGGCGGCCGGCGCACGCCTGCTGGCCACGCTCAAACCCTTCGTTTTCCGCCGCTACCTGGATTACGGCACCATCGAGGCGATCCGCGACATGAAACGCCAGATCACCCTGGAGGTGAGGCGCAAGGGGCTGCGGGACAACATCAAGCTCGGGCCCGGCGGGATTCGCGAGATCGAATTTTTCGGGCAGGTCTTTCAGCTGATCCGCGGCGGGGTTCTGCCGGCGCTGCAGGCGCGGCCGATTCAGCAGACCCTGGACACCCTGGCGGCCGAGGGCCTGGTGCCCGGTGCGGTGTGCCGCGAACTTCAGGCGGCCTACATCTTTCTGCGCGATACCGAACACCGCCTGCAAATGGCCGCCGACCGGCAGACCCACCAGTTGCCCCGGGAGGAGCCGGCGCGCCTGCGGCTGGCCGTTTCCATGGGGTTTGAAGACTGGCCGGCGTTTCACACCTGCCTGGCGGGCCACATGGCGGTGGTGCACGGTCATTTCAGCGGATTGCTGAAGACCGATGAGCCCGGCTCCGGCGGGTTGCGCGCCGGCGATTCCGACGGCCCGGAGCTAGAGAACCTCTGGCGCGGGCTGCTGGAGCCGCAAAAGGCCGCCGCCGTGCTCGCGGCCCGGGGCTTTGCGGAACCCCGGACGGTGCTGGAGCTGGTGGTTCACCTGCGGCAGGCGGTGGAGGGGCGCGTGGTTAGCATCGAGGCCCGCCGCCGTCTGGATCGCCTGATGCCCCGGATCCTGGAGGCCGTGGCGGCCGCCGGGGGCAGCAGCCAAACCCTCAACCGGGTGATCGAGCTGATCAAGGCCATCGAAACCCGCTCCTGCTACATGGCGCTTTTGCTGGAAAACCCCGAGGCCCTCAACCATTTGGTGCGCCTGACCGCGGCCAGCCCGATGGTGGCCGCCCAGCTGGCGCGGCACCCGCTGCTGCTGGACGAACTGCTGGACTCCCGGACGCTTTACACGCCCCCCCGGCGCCCGGAGCTGGAATCCGAGTTGGCCCGCCGCCTGCGGGCCATCGACCCGGATGATCTGGAATACCAGATGGAAGCCCTGCGGGTCTTCAAGCAGACCCATATCCTGCGTGTGGCGGCCGCCGACGTCACCGGCGAGTTGCCTCTGATGCGGGTCAGCGATCATCTCACCGACATCGCCGAAACGGTCCTGGCGGCCGTGCTGGACATCTCCTGGCGCCACCTGGTGGCCAAGCACGGGCGCCCCTCGGTTTTCACCCTGGCGGGAGAGGTCGATCGGGGCTTTGCGGTGGTGGCCTACGGCAAGCTGGGGGGGATCGAGCTGGGCTACGGTTCGGACCTCGATCTGGTCTTCCTGCACGCCGGCGGCGCCGGCCAGAGCCTCGGGGAGCGACCGCTGGACAACGCCCAGTTCTACGCCCGCCTGGGCCAGCGGGTGATCCACCTGTTGACGGCGCACACCGCGGTGGGCACGCTCTACGAGGCCGACATGCGGCTGCGGCCCTCGGGGGACGCCGGCATTCTGGTGAGCCACGTGGACGGCTTCGAGGCTTACCAGCTGAACGACGCCTGGACCTGGGAGCACCAGGCCCTGATTCGGGCGCGGGTGGTGGGCGGGGACGCGGCCCTGGCGCGGCGCTTCGCCGCCATCCGGGCGGCCGTGCTGTGCCGCAAGCGCGCGGCAGAGGCGCTGCGGGCGGAAGTCGGCGGGATGCGGCAGCGCATGCGCCGGTCCCTCTGGAAGCCGGTCAAAGGCGAGTTTGATCTCAAGCAGGCGCCCGGCGGGATGGTGGACATCGAGTTTCTGGTGCAGTACCTGATCCTGTTGGAGGCCCACGCCCACCCCGAGCTGATCGGCTGGACCGACAATGTCCGCCAGCTGCGGACCCTGATGGAAGCCGGGGTGCTGGACGAGGACAGCGCCTATTTTCTAAAGGAAACCTATCTCGTCTACCGTGCTGCCGCCCACCGCCTCAGCCTGCTGGCACTTCCGGCCAGGGTCGCGGCAGATCTTTTCGCCCGCCGCCAGGTCAAGGTCCGCGAGATCTGGAAACAATTCATGCAGGAGAGCGCCTAATCCCGGCCCGCGCTGCCGGGCGGCTGCGTCCCCCGGGCAATGGTGCCTGCTGCAACGTCCCACAGAAGGGGTAACCCATGGAAAAACCGGTTGAAAACTACTGGACCTTGCACCTCCAGGCCCTCAAGGAGACCCTGGTGAAAAACAATTTCGAAGTTTTCATCGTGGCCGACGCCGCGGCCGCCAAGGACCTGGTGCTGAACCAGATCCTGCCGGCGGCCGCCCCCCGCACCGTCTCCTGGGGCGGCTCGATGACCTTCATGGGCAGCGGCCTCTACCAGGCGCTGCGCGAGGCCCCCGGCATCACGGCCATCGACACCGCCGATGCCAAGGTCGCCCCCGAGGAGAAAATGGCCCGCCGCCGTCAGGCTCTTGCCGTGGACCTCTTCTTCACCGGCAGCAATGCGGTGACCGAGCACGGCCAGCTGGTGAACCTCGACATGCAGGGCAACCGGGTGGCGGCGCTGACCTTCGGACCCAGGAAGGTGGTGGTCCTGGTGGGCCGCAACAAGATCGTGCCCGACATCCAAAGCGCCATGGCGCGCATCAAGCGCTACGCCGCCCCGGCCAACGCCATGCGCCTGGACATGCAGACGCCCTGCGCCAAAACCGGCCGCTGCGAGGACTGCCGCAGCCCCGAGCGCATCTGCAATACCTGGACGATCACCGAAAAGGCCTGGCCCAAGGGCCGCGTCACGGTCATTCTGATCAACGCCGACCTGGGGCTCTAAAGTCCCGGCAGAATTTAAGGCCCCGGGACCGCCTTATTCGGTTAAAGGCGCACCATCGCCAACCGCGCTACAGCCAAGTTCCCCAAGCGCTCTCCCCGGCGGCTGTTTCCCGC
This portion of the Desulfobacteraceae bacterium genome encodes:
- a CDS encoding glutamate synthase; amino-acid sequence: MCRLFAMTSDEPLSPMAALEALDVMREGHDGSGVGIFLRDLGGPFEEMKDAPILSGIFSEKGLKRLDAFMMDIGFMTKYKISIKVPKTPPPGVPKRDVYLIRAYEYPEEWDGYSQEQLADKLLDIRLTLRRMGEAENDMIVFSFWPDVIMIKEIGDPIQVGEHLKLDRKELKARVIMAQGRQNTNYAINLYACHPFFTQGYSTMTNGENTAFIPIKEYLKTRGFPGYYGFQSDSEVFTHILHYTCRKLGLGLACYKHIITPLQDEGLRKHPNGAFLTHLKHSCRRLIIDGPNCVIGCLPDHSLFMVQDRKKLRPGVVGGRPGLFAFSSEICGLDAAIPDRDKSKDFQPMHLDTAIVGPDRQEVKICCQTEALPLPH
- the glnE gene encoding bifunctional [glutamate--ammonia ligase]-adenylyl-L-tyrosine phosphorylase/[glutamate--ammonia-ligase] adenylyltransferase, which produces MNTAELALSPALAEEAAGKWTAFCQAAAAAGLRVPEGPELAVELQRVFAFSEFVAQNAARYPGLVVDLVASGDIQAPYVPGGYRGKLAEASGAVATEPGLAAALRKLRRREMLRIAWRDLAGRAGLAVTMAELSRLADACIAQALTRLYDWQCAECGAPLDARGLPQSLVVLGMGKLGAGELNFSSDIDLVFAFPAAGETRGGPEPMDNHAFFVRLARRLISVLGQPSADGPMYRVDLRLRPFGENGPLVMSFDAMEEYYQEQGREWERYAWIKARTVAGDVAAGARLLATLKPFVFRRYLDYGTIEAIRDMKRQITLEVRRKGLRDNIKLGPGGIREIEFFGQVFQLIRGGVLPALQARPIQQTLDTLAAEGLVPGAVCRELQAAYIFLRDTEHRLQMAADRQTHQLPREEPARLRLAVSMGFEDWPAFHTCLAGHMAVVHGHFSGLLKTDEPGSGGLRAGDSDGPELENLWRGLLEPQKAAAVLAARGFAEPRTVLELVVHLRQAVEGRVVSIEARRRLDRLMPRILEAVAAAGGSSQTLNRVIELIKAIETRSCYMALLLENPEALNHLVRLTAASPMVAAQLARHPLLLDELLDSRTLYTPPRRPELESELARRLRAIDPDDLEYQMEALRVFKQTHILRVAAADVTGELPLMRVSDHLTDIAETVLAAVLDISWRHLVAKHGRPSVFTLAGEVDRGFAVVAYGKLGGIELGYGSDLDLVFLHAGGAGQSLGERPLDNAQFYARLGQRVIHLLTAHTAVGTLYEADMRLRPSGDAGILVSHVDGFEAYQLNDAWTWEHQALIRARVVGGDAALARRFAAIRAAVLCRKRAAEALRAEVGGMRQRMRRSLWKPVKGEFDLKQAPGGMVDIEFLVQYLILLEAHAHPELIGWTDNVRQLRTLMEAGVLDEDSAYFLKETYLVYRAAAHRLSLLALPARVAADLFARRQVKVREIWKQFMQESA
- a CDS encoding lactate utilization protein; the encoded protein is MEKPVENYWTLHLQALKETLVKNNFEVFIVADAAAAKDLVLNQILPAAAPRTVSWGGSMTFMGSGLYQALREAPGITAIDTADAKVAPEEKMARRRQALAVDLFFTGSNAVTEHGQLVNLDMQGNRVAALTFGPRKVVVLVGRNKIVPDIQSAMARIKRYAAPANAMRLDMQTPCAKTGRCEDCRSPERICNTWTITEKAWPKGRVTVILINADLGL